A stretch of Natronococcus sp. CG52 DNA encodes these proteins:
- a CDS encoding DUF357 domain-containing protein — translation MAADLEEKTDRYGELLAEALEAASVAPPAGTPMADAADDCYEMAASYLEDGRHFRERDDLVNALASFSYGHAWLDAGARVGLFDVPTEGHLFTVA, via the coding sequence ATGGCTGCGGATCTCGAGGAGAAGACGGATCGGTACGGCGAGTTGCTCGCGGAGGCGCTCGAGGCGGCGTCGGTCGCTCCACCGGCAGGAACGCCGATGGCCGACGCGGCGGACGACTGCTACGAGATGGCGGCGTCGTATCTCGAGGACGGACGGCACTTTCGCGAACGGGACGACCTCGTCAACGCGCTCGCGTCGTTTTCGTACGGTCACGCGTGGCTCGACGCGGGTGCTCGCGTCGGTCTCTTCGACGTTCCGACCGAGGGCCACCTGTTTACGGTCGCGTAG